GATGTGACGAACGAGGCTTATGGTTATCAACCTTACAATAGGCCTATAGAGCAACTTTTAAATTATGGATTTATACCCCTCGATAAACCAGCCGGGCCCACGAGCCATGAAGTTGTAGCGTGGGTCCGAAGAATTCTGGATGTAAAGAAAGCGGGCCATAGTGGTACACTAGATCCACCAGTGACCGGTGTATTGCCGATCGGGATAGGTGAGGCTACAAAGGTATTAGGAGTACTCTTGATGGGGCCTAAGGAGTATTACGCTGTAGCTCGTTTACATAGCCCCGTAGATCAGGCGAAGCTCAACAGAGTGTTCTCCGAATTCGTGGGCGAGATTTATCAGAGACCTCCACAGAGATCCTCTGTAAAGAGGACTATTAGAACACGTACGATTTACAACCTGGAGATATTGGAGCAGATGGGGCGCTTACTACTGTTGAGGGTGGTATGTCAAGCGGGCACGTATGTAAGAAAATTGGTTTATGATATAGGAGAGGTTTTGGGACCCGGTGCGACGATGGTAGAGTTAAGGCGTACTAGAGTTAGCCACATAGATGAAAAAGATGGATTAGTCCGATTACACGATCTTCTCGATGCCTATCAGATCTGGAGGGAGAAGGGTGATGAGGAGAAGTTAAGGAGGTTGATCAAACCTGTAGAGTATGCGGTCTTAAACTTAAAGAAGGTATTTATTCGGGATTCGGCCGTGGATGCGATCTGTCATGGTGCCCAACTCGCTGTACCGGGCATCGTAAAGATATCTAAAGATATATCGAAAGGTGATTTAGTAGCGATATATACGTTGAAGGGAGAGTTGGTCGCCCTTGGTGAAGCGATCATGTCTACAACTGAAGTTTTAAATGCAGATAAGGGTATAGCATTCTCAACAAAGAGGGTGATTATGAAGGCTGGAACATATCCACGTATGTGGAAGTAGAAGGTCATTATATTATAGCGCAAAAGCGCATTTATCCAGTATTCTAATCTATTGAGAGAACATCACCTTCATCACCTCGGTTTTATAATCTGGTAGTTATCTTCTAGATTCTTGAACCTTCATCTTTTCTAAATCTTCTAAAAGGGCCTTTAACCTATTGACTTCGATTAAAATATCCTGAAGTTGCTTGAGTATAAACGACTCTTCTCTTACCTTTTGAACATCCTTGACCTCCTGAGGCTCCTGTTCTCTTTTCACCTCCAATTCTCCATTAGCTTTAATACTTCCTTCAAAGGGAGTTAAGGGAGTTTTGATCTCCTCTTGATCTTTACCATTAACATTCTCGACATTCCCGATGCTCTCAATATTCTTAATATTTTCGACCCTTGGCGGTTCGCTTTTTATCAACCTTTTTAAGAGGAATGAAGAAGGTATGATGCTTATAAGGTATGAGTAAAAGATGAGAGTATTAAGGCCCTCTTTAAGGAAGTTAGCACAGTATAGAGCTAAAAGTATGGTAGTGCCGAATGTAGAGACCATACCGATCCATAGGCAGATCAGGATTAAGCGATCCTTCATCACATCGCACCCTCAAGCCTAGATTCGAATTGTGTGAAGATGCCAAGGATATTGATGGAGAATATTTTCACGAGCATCCCTACTACACCAGCGAGTATAAAAAGAGAGCCAAGATTTGAGAGGAATGTGAATGAGTTACTTCCGTCGATGAAGTATATAGAGAGGGCATTGATCACTATTAAAGATAGTATGATGAAGAAAGAGAATAACTCTATAGCGCTTAAATCTATACTCGGTACTATTACCACATTACCATAGTGAGTTGAGTATTGCGCAAACCTTTGCAAGATGCCCATCAATGCACATGTGAGTGATAGTATCGCTACGAAGGTCCCTTGGATCGGATAGATGAGTCCCTTAAGGTAATTCGCTACCTGCTCTCTTTTAGCCCTCCTTACGAGATCTTCGTTGGCCGCTTCAAATAAAGAATAGCATGTTTCACGTAGGCTACTACCTATCTCTATGGCCTTTAATAGGATACTGGTAAGATTGAAGATCAACCTACTACCAGTTTCACCTGCAAAGGCTATCCAAGAAATTTCTTTCTCTAAACTCAACTTGATCCTCTCTACGAGCTTTTTAATGAGAGGATTAAGCCTACCGTAATCGTTATGTAAGATCATAAAGAGACCTCCATGTAACGAACCAGCTATAGCGCTCGCTTCACCCAACACCTTGATGAAGATCGTATATTGCTCCTCTAACGACTTGATCTTTTTAATCTCTCTTAACCCTATCCTTCCTATCGAAGATGCTAAGATTCCAGGGATAATAAATGAGAGGTTTAGTCCAAATATCAGTGAAAAAGGTGTGTTAAGATCCTTATTGAGAATAAGAAATAGCGTGAGGACGAAAGGTATCGTTAAATAACAGATGAATCTACCTAAGGTCGAAATTATCTTTAAGGAATCTTGTCTGTTCGGGAGATCGTTGATGATCGATTGTTTTACTCCAGTAGAATACATTAGAAAGCTCAAAGACGATGCTGATGTGACTATGCCTATAAAGATCAGAGGAAGAATTAAAAGGGATCCCGAACCCATCAACATGGTTGTGATCAGCATAGAAATGGACACGACCGTACCAGCCGTTATAATCGCAGAATATGCATCACTCAATACCCTTAACCTATCGATCATGCTTTGAAATTCCCTTTGGCTCGTGATCGTGAATTTGGCGTATTCTACCTTCATGAAGTTCGAGATCGTTGTGCCTACACTGAGGGCCTGAGAGAGTCTACTTAAGAAATCTCTAATGCAAGGTTCCTTCACCATTTTGGCTGCTATGGAGCAGGCTTGGTGGTGCTTATACTCCCAACGATTGATCATCGCATGTAATTTGTAGAAGATTTCTTTGAAGGGAGATAGCGGACCTCCACATTGGGCTAAAGTCCTCACTATGGTTGATAAATTTTGGTGTGATGTTATAGAGATGTACATGAAGAGCATAAGATAATTAAAAGAAGCTTTCAGATGTTTATTGT
The Nitrososphaerales archaeon DNA segment above includes these coding regions:
- a CDS encoding RNA-guided pseudouridylation complex pseudouridine synthase subunit Cbf5, whose amino-acid sequence is MINESEGLITIDEDVTNEAYGYQPYNRPIEQLLNYGFIPLDKPAGPTSHEVVAWVRRILDVKKAGHSGTLDPPVTGVLPIGIGEATKVLGVLLMGPKEYYAVARLHSPVDQAKLNRVFSEFVGEIYQRPPQRSSVKRTIRTRTIYNLEILEQMGRLLLLRVVCQAGTYVRKLVYDIGEVLGPGATMVELRRTRVSHIDEKDGLVRLHDLLDAYQIWREKGDEEKLRRLIKPVEYAVLNLKKVFIRDSAVDAICHGAQLAVPGIVKISKDISKGDLVAIYTLKGELVALGEAIMSTTEVLNADKGIAFSTKRVIMKAGTYPRMWK